The genomic segment GCTTAAGACAGTCGGCCCCTTGACCGTGCTGCCCGAAGGATGGATATGACTCTGACCCCCACCTCTCTTCCCAGGTCGTCGGGGGCCCACCATGCTGGTGACTGCCTACCTTGCTTTTGTAGGCCTCCTGGCCTCCTGCCTGGGGCTGGAACTGTCAAGGTGCCGGGCTAAGCCCCCTGGAAGGGCCTGCAGCAATCCCTCCTTCCTTCGGTTTCAACTGGACTTCTATCAAGTCTACTTCCTGGCCCTGGCAGCTGACTGGCTCCAGGCCCCCTACCTCTATAAACTCTACCAGCATTACTACTTCCTGGAAGGTCAAATTGCCATCCTGTATGTCTGTGGCCTTGCCTCTACAGTCCTCTTTGGCCTGGTGGCCTCCTCCCTTGTGGATTGGCTGGGTCGCAAGAATTCTTGTGTGCTCTTCTCTCTCACTTACTCACTATGCTGCTTAACCAAACTCTCTCAAGACTACTTTGTGCTGCTAGTGGGCCGAGCACTTGGTGGGCTGTCTACAGCCCTGCTCTTCTCAGCCTTCGAGGCCTGGTACATCCATGAGCACGTGGAACGGCATGACTTCCCTGCCGAGTGGATCCCAGCTACCTTTGCTCGAGCTGCCTTCTGGAACCATGTGCTGGCTGTAGTGGCAGGTGTGACAGCTGAGGCTGTAGCAAGCTGGATAGGGCTGGGGCCTGTAGCGCCCTTTGTGGCTGCCATCCCTCTCCTGGCTCTGGCAGGGGCCTTGGCCCTTCGAAACTGGGGGGAGAACTATGACCGGCAGCGTGCCTTCTCAAGGACCTGTGCTGGAGGCCTGCGCTGCCTCCTTTCGGACCGCCGCGTGCTGCTGTTGGGCACCATACAAGCTCTATTTGAGAGTGTCATCTTCATCTTTGTCTTCCTCTGGACACCTGTGCTGGACCCACATGGCGCCCCTCTGGGCATTGTCTTCTCCAGCTTCATGGCAGCCAGCCTGCTTGGCTCTTCCCTGTACCGTATTGCCACCTCCAAGAGGTACCACCTTCAGCCCATGCACCTGCTGTCCCTTGCTGTGCTCATCGTCGTCTTCTCTCTCTTCATGTTGACTTTCTCTACCAGTCCAGGCCAGGAGAGTCCAGTGGAGTCCTTCATAGCCTTTCTACTTATTGAGTTGGCTTGTGGACTATACTTTCCCAGCATGAGCTTCCTACGGAGAAAGGTGATCCCTGAGACAGAGCAGGCTGGTGTACTCAACTGGTTCCGGGTACCTCTGCACTTACTGGCTTGCCTAGGGCTCCTTGTCCTCCATGACAGTGATAGAAAAACAGGTACTCGGAACATGTTCAGCATTTGCTCTGCTGTCATGGTGATGGCTCTGCTGGCGGTGGTGGGACTCTTCACCGTGGTAAGGCATGATGCTGAGCTGCGGGTACCCTCACCTACTGAGGAGCCCTATGCCCCTGAGCTGTAACCCCATGCCAGGACAGGATAGCTGGGACAGACTCTTGAATTCCAGCTATCCAGGATTGTACAGATCTCTCTGTGACTGACTTTGTGACTCTGTCCTGTGGTTTCTCCTGCCACTGCTTTGTGTTTGGGAGGACATGATGGGGGTGATGGACTGGAAAGAAGGTGCCAAAAGTTCCCTCTGTGTTACTcccatttagaaaataaacacttttaaatgatcattgATTTGATTTACTCATCCTTACCTGTAGCCTTCTCAGTAGTTTCTGGCGAGTGGGCAGctagaggttttttgttttttgttttttcatttttttattttttgagacggagtcttgctctgtcgcccaagctggagtgcaatggtgcgatcttggctcactgcaacctccgcctcccaggttcaagtgattctcctgcttcagcctcccaagtagctgggattacatgtgcctgctaccatgcccagctaattttttttttttttagtagagatggggtttcaccgtgtttaccaggctgatcttgaactcctgatttcaggtgatccacccacctcggcatcccaaaatgttgggattacaggcgtgaaccaccacgccaggcccagcTAGAGGTTTTGAGGTGGGATTATCAGcaaaagttttctatttctaacCTCTCCAAGGCTGTCTCCAGTTCAGACTGAGAACTATGGAACTGTTCTCAGCAGAGCTGTGTGGGAAGGGCCTGAGGCTCCTAGGTCCTCCACATGCCTCTGTTGCTGGACAGGCACTGCCCCCAGTTGTCAAGCAGAACCCTTGCTTACATCCAGGGTAAGATGATCTCTGTAGCACATGGGGTAGATGCCCAGTATGCCAGGCCACTGAGCAAAGATTCCAGGGGCTTGGGCTACTGCTGTGACCACCTCTTCGGCAAAGCCAGGGCCCTTCCTACCAAAGTAAGCTTGCAGCTCAGCACAGGCCTGCTGCCTGCCTTTTGCCTCTGTGGCTATGAATGCACCATTTGTCCAGCATCATCAGGGTCTACCAGATCCTTTATCCCTGCATGAAACTGAAGTGAAAGGCTGCCAAGGGGAGAGAGTGGTGCATTGCTGAGGGACTAGGATATCTTGTCTATACCTGACTCTCCCCCACCCAGCCTGAATGAGGGTGAGGGAGCCATCAGGGCAGGAAACAGTACTAGTGAGCCAGTTCTGTGGGTCCCTCCCTGCCTCACCTCTGATTGTATCtgcctttcctcctcccaccAAAACCTGGGCTTCTCAGGGGAAGCACAGCCAGCTTTAAGAAGggtaggaagggaaggagggtaGGCTCAAGGATATGTCCTGGAATGTGCTTGGGATGGGCATGGGGGACACCTATCCCTTCTGGAAAGGGGTTGATGACCTTTCCTTGGGTCCCAGACTACTTCTCAGACAGAAAGATGCAGGATGTTCCAAGAACTGCAGGTCCCAACCTGTGTGGAAAGATAGCATCAGCAGGTGCTGGTGGAATGCAGGGTGGAAGGGCTTCTGCAGAGTGAGGCCAAGGGGAGGAATGGGTGGTGGTCTCAGTTCGCTTCTCAGACCAGAAAAAAACATGTTGCCCCACCCAAGCTTCAGGGAATAGAGGTTGAGATTAAGTAAGAAAAAACgtatcagccaggtgtggtgacttacacctgtaatcccagcactttgggagaccaaggcaggcaggagtttgagcccaggagtttgagaccagcctgggcaacgtggcaaaaccccatctctacaaaaaatagacaaattggttgtgcatagtggcatgtgcccatagtctgagctacttgggaggctgaggtgggaggatcaattgaacctgggagatcgaggctgccgTGAGTGATGATTgagccatgccactgcactccagcctgggcaacagagtgagactctgtctcaacaaacaaaaaaaagaaagggtatCTTTTCTACTACACGCCTACTCCTGCCACTCATCATCTCAAGactaaagacagagtcttgcaatAACTCCACTTCCTCTTTCTGCCCTGTTGGGCTAGACCTGGATATACTTTATAGTTAGTTATTTGTAGACATTGCGTCTCTTTCTATCATGCTATGATCTTGAGGGGACGAGGTAACAGTCTTACTACCTTTATCTcctgcatatatacacacaagtgGATGCTTTCCTCATGGCTGTGCTCAGTACATATCCGGAGAGGAGACAGGCTAGCTCACACCTGGCTTTTCAGGAGACACTTGATAATTTGTTGTTTTGGATGacaataattatcattattattgttttttgttttattttgtttttgagacagggtcttgctctgtcgcctaggccaGAGTGTAATGGCAGGATCAcggcttactacagcctcgacctcttgggctcaagcgatcttcccaccttagcctcccgaatagtagggactacaggcagcaccaccacacctagctaatttttaaaatttttgtgtagagacaaaggtctcactatgttgcccaggctcatctgaaacttctgggttcaagccatcctcccttctcaggctcccaaagtgctaggattacaggtgtgagccaccacacctggcctgacgGTAATTATTTAGGGGCCCTCACCTTCCTAAGTGATATGGAAACAGAGGGCTAGGGGAGATTAATGAGATTCCTTTAGCTTTGTCCCTGCTGAGCTTGCTTCAAAGGGGCTGGTGGCAAATAGAGTGGAGAGGGTTCTTTCCTGTCAGACTCACAGCGTGTTAGGAGCTGGAAGGCATCTTAGAGATTATCCATTTggc from the Macaca thibetana thibetana isolate TM-01 chromosome 11, ASM2454274v1, whole genome shotgun sequence genome contains:
- the MFSD5 gene encoding molybdate-anion transporter; amino-acid sequence: MLVTAYLAFVGLLASCLGLELSRCRAKPPGRACSNPSFLRFQLDFYQVYFLALAADWLQAPYLYKLYQHYYFLEGQIAILYVCGLASTVLFGLVASSLVDWLGRKNSCVLFSLTYSLCCLTKLSQDYFVLLVGRALGGLSTALLFSAFEAWYIHEHVERHDFPAEWIPATFARAAFWNHVLAVVAGVTAEAVASWIGLGPVAPFVAAIPLLALAGALALRNWGENYDRQRAFSRTCAGGLRCLLSDRRVLLLGTIQALFESVIFIFVFLWTPVLDPHGAPLGIVFSSFMAASLLGSSLYRIATSKRYHLQPMHLLSLAVLIVVFSLFMLTFSTSPGQESPVESFIAFLLIELACGLYFPSMSFLRRKVIPETEQAGVLNWFRVPLHLLACLGLLVLHDSDRKTGTRNMFSICSAVMVMALLAVVGLFTVVRHDAELRVPSPTEEPYAPEL